The following proteins come from a genomic window of Triticum aestivum cultivar Chinese Spring chromosome 6A, IWGSC CS RefSeq v2.1, whole genome shotgun sequence:
- the LOC123128842 gene encoding protein NRT1/ PTR FAMILY 8.3, giving the protein MEAAADEEKPLIHHLSPQDDGLEHTSDGTVDINKQPARRRSTGNWRACYFILGAEFTEGICFFGIQKNLVTYLTSVLHESNVDAARNVSTWIGSCFFTPLIGAFLADTYWGRYRAIVVFLSVYTVGMLVMTLSASIPVLMPSLSTSEIQRAMVYLGLYLVAVGTGGIKPCTSALGADQFDTADPVERVTKGSFFNWYYFLINVGSLLSTTVLVWVQDNVGWGVGYAIPMVLMGFGLVVFVSGRKVYRYKKLGGNPLKRLSQVVVAAARNYRLKLPDDGSAPLHEEEMSPSQVNCSTERTSQFRFLDRAAIVVPPSSGKAVETMDPWRTCTVSQVEELKMLLRMCPVWASLLFFFAVTAQMSSTLIEQGMAMDNRVSRFTVPPASLSTFDILAVAAFIPIYDLVLVPLVRRATGRDRGLSQLQRLGVGLALSMLAMAYSASVEMRRLKAARAGRSVNIMWQTPSYVVLGVAEVFTSVGIMEFFYDESPETMKSMGAALAQLAISAGNYLNSAVLGVVASATGRGGAPGWIPDDLNEGHLDYFFWMMAGLSVLNLLTFIYFSLRYKG; this is encoded by the exons ATGGAAGCAGCAGCAGATGAGGAGAAGCCGCTGATTCACCACCTGTCTCCTCAG GATGATGGTTTAGAGCATACAAGTGATGGAACAGTTGATATCAACAAACAGCCTGCCAGGAGGCGTAGCACAGGGAACTGGAGGGCATGCTACTTCATTTTAG GTGCTGAATTCACCGAAGGCATCTGCTTCTTCGGGATCCAGAAGAACTTGGTCACGTACCTCACGAGCGTGCTGCACGAGAGCAATGTCGACGCCGCGAGGAACGTGTCGACCTGGATCGGCAGTTGCTTCTTCACGCCGCTCATCGGAGCCTTCTTGGCCGACACATACTGGGGGAGATACCGGGCAATAGTAGTCTTCCTTTCAGTCTATACCGTT GGGATGCTGGTTATGACATTGTCAGCGTCGATCCCGGTGCTGATGCCCTCTTTAAGCACCAGCGAAATCCAGCGTGCCATGGTCTACCTAGGGCTCTACCTCGTCGCCGTGGGGACCGGCGGCATCAAGCCGTGCACGTCAGCCCTCGGGGCGGACCAGTTCGACACCGCTGACCCGGTGGAGCGGGTGACCAAGGGCTCCTTCTTCAACTGGTACTACTTCCTGATTAACGTCGGCTCTCTGCTGTCGACGACCGTGCTTGTGTGGGTGCAGGACAATGTCGGGTGGGGAGTCGGGTACGCGATCCCGATGGTGTTGATGGGCTTCGGGCTCGTCGTGTTCGTCTCCGGCAGGAAGGTTTACCGGTACAAGAAACTGGGTGGAAACCCTCTGAAGAGGTTGTCACAGGTGGTCGTCGCTGCTGCAAGGAATTATCGTCTCAAGTTGCCTGATGATGGCTCAGCCCCGCTGCATGAGGAGGAAATGTCCCCGAGTCAGGTGAATTGCAGCACTGAGCGTACCAGTCAGTTCAGGTTCCTTGACAGGGCTGCCATTGTAGTGCCACCTTCTTCGGGCAAGGCCGTGGAGACGATGGACCCATGGAGGACATGCACTGTGTCCCAGGTCGAGGAGCTGAAGATGCTTCTGCGGATGTGCCCCGTCTGGGcgtctctcctcttcttctttgcgGTCACCGCTCAGATGTCGTCGACCCTGATCGAGCAGGGCATGGCCATGGACAACCGCGTCAGCCGGTTCACGGTCCCGCCGGCCTCCCTCTCCACTTTCGACATCCTCGCTGTGGCAGCCTTCATCCCCATCTATGACCTCGTGCTGGTGCCGCTTGTCCGACGCGCCACCGGGAGGGACCGGGGCCTCTCGCAGCTGCAGCGCCTCGGCGTCGGCCTCGCGCTGTCCATGCTCGCCATGGCCTACTCCGCGTCGGTCGAGATGAGGCGGCTGAAGGCGGCCAGAGCCGGCCGGAGCGTGAACATCATGTGGCAGACGCCGTCCTACGTCGTGCTTGGAGTTGCCGAGGTGTTCACCAGCGTCGGCATCATGGAGTTCTTCTATGACGAGTCCCCcgagaccatgaagagcatgggcgcGGCGCTCGCCCAGCTCGCCATCTCGGCCGGGAACTACCTCAACTCCGCCGTGCTCGGCGTGGTCGCGTCGGCGACGGGGCGTGGCGGCGCGCCCGGGTGGATCCCGGATGACCTCAACGAAGGCCACCTCGATTACTTCTTCTGGATGATGGCTGGTCTCAGCGTGCTGAACCTGTTGACGTTCATCTACTTTTCGCTGAGATATAAAGGCTAG